One window of the Eucalyptus grandis isolate ANBG69807.140 chromosome 6, ASM1654582v1, whole genome shotgun sequence genome contains the following:
- the LOC104451756 gene encoding wall-associated receptor kinase 2-like → MALATFTEKDNCDRTCGNMSVPFPFGLDENCAWNSGLVLNCSHTLASPKLFLGSSIPVLNISVENGTMTIGEYIAFDCYDQSRRRLNGSDHQPSITVGQDGPYTFSDTRNKLTVFGCDTLALISDAAGTFGTGCFSSCLKDIDFKAESTCSGLGCCQLSIPKSLRSLNISLTSVTNYSSVWNFSSCGSAFVVDQESFNVSDYKLPVPDDMRNDVFSRVVLDWVVQPNLTCKQAQANRSNYACSANSDCSDFANGNGYRCSCKPGYRGNPYASPLFALPGCQDIDECKDPQQYPCYGNCKNTPGNYTCNCSFGLTGDGKVGCQTSHLVIIAAVLVSVTLCIITSGLVLFICKRRARERYFRQNGGEMLKHQRVKIFTEAELAKATNNYDASNKLGEGGFASVYKGRIDGNALIAVKKPKDISAKNLKDMTKDGSLNTQNEIRIISQVNHKNLVKLLGICLETKVSLLVYEFIPNGTLYHHIHNKQSTIMRSWKNRLKIASESALALEYMHSFANPPVIHGDIKSMNILLDEKYSAKVSDFGASVLISSGKAHIAERVQGTMGYLDPQYLSTGELTPKSDVYSFGVVLFELLTGETPTRQTKSGERVSLVISFMSAVKNRTLLHMIDFEASSEGEMREIEEVGLLARKCLNFNSVNRPTMREVAEQLAKINKNLWANPQNDEETQSLLRELRSDSLLSSITGMNESDSAFLSAFDIEAATTSSSV, encoded by the exons ATGGCCTTGGCCACTTTTACCGAGAAGGACAACTGCGACCGAACGTGCGGGAACATGAGCGTGCCTTTCCCATTCGGTCTCGACGAAAATTGCGCGTGGAACTCCGGCCTTGTCCTCAACTGCAGCCACACTTTGGCATCCCCGAAGCTGTTCCTTGGCAGCAGCATTCCGGTGTTGAACATATCTGTGGAGAATGGGACGATGACCATTGGCGAGTACATAGCATTCGACTGTTATGACCAGAGTCGCCGTCGGCTTAACGGCTCTGACCATCAACCATCGATCACAGTGGGCCAAGACGGGCCCTATACATTCTCGGACACCCGGAACAAGCTCACGGTCTTCGGTTGCGACACCTTGGCTCTCATCTCAGACGCTGCTGGGACTTTTGGCACCGGATGCTTCTCCTCTTGCCTCAAGGACATTGACTTCAAGGCCGAGAGCACTTGCTCCGGCCTCGGGTGCTGTCAGTTGTCGATCCCGAAGAGCCTCAGGAGCCTCAATATATCATTGACCAGCGTAACGAATTACAGCTCAGTTTGGAACTTCAGCTCTTGTGGATCAGCGTTCGTAGTGGACCAGGAGTCATTTAATGTCTCCGATTACAAGCTTCCTGTCCCGGATGATATGCGCAACGACGTTTTCTCAAGGGTTGTCCTGGACTGGGTAGTTCAACCTAATTTGACCTGCAAGCAAGCGCAAGCGAACCGGTCAAACTATGCCTGCAGCGCCAACAGTGACTGCTCTGACTTCGCTAACGGAAACGGTTATCGTTGCTCCTGTAAGCCTGGGTACAGAGGGAATCCCTATGCCTCCCCACTTTTCGCACTCCCAGGTTGTCAAG ACATCGATGAGTGCAAGGATCCACAACAATATCCATGTTACGGGAATTGCAAGAATACGCCTGGGAACTACACGTGCAACTGCTCATTTGGCTTGACTGGTGATGGCAAAGTTGGTTGCCAAACTTCTCATCTTGTCATAATCGCTGCAG TGCTTGTATCGGTGACATTATGCATAATTACTAGTGGCCTAGTCTTGTTCATATGCAAGAGGAGGGCCAGAGAGAGATACTTCAGGCAAAATGGAGGCGAGATGTTGAAGCACCAGAGAGTGAAAATTTTCACTGAGGCAGAGTTGGCTAAAGCCACCAACAACTACGATGCTAGCAACAAGCTTGGTGAGGGTGGTTTTGCTTCAGTTTACAAGGGAAGAATTGACGGCAATGCTTTGATTGCAGTCAAAAAGCCTAAAGATATCTCTGCCAAGAACCTGAAAGACATGACCAAGGACGGGTCTTTGAACACtcaaaatgaaattagaatCATTTCACAGGTGAATCACAAGAACTTGGTCAAGCTCCTAGGTATTTGTTTGGAGACAAAAGTGTCATTGTTGGTCTATGAATTCATCCCGAATGGGACCCTCTATCATCACATTCATAACAAGCAATCAACCATCATGAGATCTTGGAAGAATCGCCTCAAGATTGCTTCCGAATCCGCATTGGCCCTTGAGTACATGCATTCCTTCGCCAACCCACCAGTCATTCACGGTGATATCAAGTCCATGAATATACTTTTGGATGAGAAGTACTCTGCAAAAGTATCTGATTTCGGAGCCTCAGTTTTGATTTCGTCCGGAAAGGCTCATATAGCCGAAAGAGTACAAGGCACGATGGGTTACCTTGATCCACAATATTTAAGCACCGGTGAATTAACCCCAAAGAGtgatgtttatagctttggGGTTGTCCTCTTCGAGCTCCTGACCGGAGAGACACCAACTCGGCAGACAAAATCTGGGGAGAGAGTCAGCCTTGTCATATCTTTCATGTCTGCTGTAAAGAATCGAACACTCCTCCATATGATAGATTTTGAGGCGTCCAGTGAAGGTGAAATGCGGGAGATCGAGGAGGTAGGTTTGCTTGCTAGAAAGTGCTTAAACTTTAACAGTGTGAATAGGCCAACAATGAGAGAAGTGGCCGAGCAACTTGCCAAGATCAACAAGAACTTGTGGGCCAATCCGCAAAACGATGAAGAGACTCAAAGTTTACTTCGCGAGCTGAGATCTGATTCTCTCTTGAGTTCAATCACTGGAATGAACGAATCCGACTCTGCTTTCCTTTCGGCATTTGACATCGAAGCAGCCACTACTAGTTCCAGCGTCTGA
- the LOC104449040 gene encoding uncharacterized protein LOC104449040: MMRDNTALPIRKSPTLKKQHSMQLPLSLPPTTQFVPNKPLPVIEFPTSPERIVGAEILHFSHPHHHLFHMNLPELFTCSGCQELGAGKRYACQHCNYQLHEFCALAPQALRSHPLHYQHELVFYSKPGKAKSKCDVCGKSIKGFSFRCNPCNFQIHPCCAMLPLEIVFAPHPHTLKFLMASPNGGETSFQCGECKRKRTGRIYRCAVCDYHLHAICAKIIFNGLKDSGITEPTSKSGPVLEAATRIATQVVTGFFGGLIEGIGQTVGEDIFQTVLGGAGNAFVSRGIAGK, translated from the exons atgatgaGGGACAATACAGCCCTGCCCATCAGAAAATCTCCAACCCTAAAGAAGCAGCACTCCATGCAACTTCCATTATCACTCCCTCCTACAACACAATTCGTCCCTAACAAGCCCCTCCCCGTGATCGAATTCCCAACCTCTCCCGAGAGAATAGTGGGAGCGGAAATTCTTCACTTTAGCCACCCCCATCACCATCTGTTCCACATGAATCTCCCTGAGCTCTTCACTTGCTCGGGCTGCCAAGAACTTGGCGCGGGCAAGCGATACGCGTGCCAGCACTGCAACTATCAGCTCCATGAGTTCTGCGCTCTGGCCCCTCAGGCTCTCAGGAGCCATCCACTGCACTACCAACACGAGCTCGTCTTTTATTCTAAACCAG gaaaagCGAAGTCGAAGTGCGACGTCTGCGGGAAATCCATCAAGGGCTTTTCATTCCGGTGCAACCCGTGCAACTTTCAGATCCACCCTTGCTGTGCCATGTTGCCCCTCGAAATCGTCTTCGCACCGCACCCACATACCCTCAAATTTCTAATGGCGTCCCCGAACGGCGGTGAGACCAGCTTTCAATGCGGCGAGTGCAAGAGGAAGCGGACGGGGCGGATATACCGTTGCGCGGTCTGTGACTACCATCTCCATGCAATATGCGCCAAGATCATATTCAATGGCCTCAAGGACAGCGGCATCACGGAACCGACAAGCAAGTCGGGCCCTGTGCTTGAGGCGGCGACCCGGATTGCAACGCAGGTGGTCACCGGATTCTTTGGGGGTTTGATCGAAGGGATTGGACAGACCGTCGGGGAAGATATATTTCAGACTGTCTTAGGTGGGGCCGGGAATGCTTTCGTTAGCAGAGGAATCGCTGGTAAATGA